The Lolium perenne isolate Kyuss_39 chromosome 6, Kyuss_2.0, whole genome shotgun sequence genome segment taaatcgactcgaagaggctggttttatcagagaaatatctacagaagccacatgggtagctaacccagtgatggtgccgaagaaaaacacgacagtccttcgcatgtgcgtcgactttacgtgtctcaataaacattgtcccaaggatcactttcccctcccaaggatcgatcaaattatcgactccacggcaggttgtgaacgtctttccttcttggatgcatactctggttataaccagatcagattaaaagaagatgatgaagccaagacagcgtttattacaccttacgcgtgttttgctacaagacaatgcccttcggtctaaaaaatgcgggagcaacatatcagaggatgatgcagaagtgtttagcaacacagatcgggaaaaacgtgcaagtatacatcgatgatgtcgtcataacatcaaaaaaggggacaacgctgatcgaggatctcaaagaaacttttgacaacctcgacaaattctgcctcaaactgaacccgacgaagtgttcttttggcgtcccaaatagagaacttctggggtttctagtttcggcaagagggattgaagcaaatcccgacaaaatacaagccatagtaacaatgagaaagccaacaaagttgaaagaaatacagcagctaatcaagcgagtcgcagctttgagcaggttcgtcgccaggttaggagaaaaagcgttaccattttatgcgctgataaaacaaggagataaattccagtggaacgaagaggccgacagagctttcgaggatctgaagcgaaaaatctcgacaccaccaatcctggtggctccaaaggaaaaggaacctctcctgctgtatattgcagccacgccccaagtggttagcacagtattagttgtcgaaagagaggaagaagggaaaatccatggagtacagcggccagtatacttcgtgagcgaagtcttgtcaccttcaaaacaaaggtaccctcagtaccaaaagctagcatatggagtgttcacgacagcacgaaaattgcgccactatttttcagcacacccgatcatagtggtcaatgaagctcccttgtcaaatataccgaataacccgaagctacgggcgtgtctccctttggggaatagaactttccctcgggacatcacgtatgaaaaagaaaagcaataaagtcgcaaatcgcccggacttcatcgcagaatggatggagttgcaaaatacaggacctccagatttatcgagaacttggaccatgaactttgatgggtccaagagactagaaggagccgggcgcagagtagtactcatatcacctgaaggcgacaaattgaagtacatcctccggatgacgttccttaacgcatctaacaatgaagcagaatatgaggctctcatacacgggatgaagatggcgaaagcattgcgagcaactcgattaaaaatctttggcgactcacagttggtggctcagcaagttatgaaccaatgtgatgcagtcaatgatagcatgatggcatacaaggaggtgtacaacgagcttgagaagttattcgatggatgcgaagtaaatcatattagcaggttgagcaacgatgaagccgacgttcttgcaaacatcgggtcacagtgccttccagtCCGCTGTGTATTctcgggaagagataacagagagatccactaagccaacaaagtcaaaaaagaaggagaagaaaccctcggggctgccaaggaaaagcaagaggacgaagaagatcaggacttggtcatgatgatacggataccgtggatgcagccgtacatatcatatatccttaggaaagaaataccGACGATCCagcttgaagcaaggcgagtaattcgacgctccaaagctttcacggtggtcaagggagaattgtataagcgaagtatttcgggcgtcttgcaaaggtgcgtcacacccgaagaaggaagaataattcgaaggatgtacacgaaggaatatgtggccaccacgcaagtagtcgagctattgcagcccaggtttttcgggctggggtctcgtggttgacagcaatcgaggacgccaaggacatagtaagaacttgcgacgcgtgtcaaaggtttgccgcaaaaccccactctccagcagcagagctagcaccaataccattgtcatggccctttgctcaatggggacttgatatggtgggtaagttacacaaatcatggccaggaggaaaggagtacatgctagtagctgtcgataagtttacaaagtggatagaagcgaagccgataaattcaccgagatggagcatccgcaaaaaattcgtaaaaggcctcgtcttcagatttggagtgccccacggcatcgtcacgtacaacggcagtaacttcacatcccatgaattcaaagattattgcgaagaggtgggtattaagctgaactttgcgtcagttgcacatcctcaaaccaatgggcaagtcgagaaagccaatggcatcatctgcaatggtatcaagaagcgcttgttaggaccactggaaaaagctcgacatacctggccagaagaactaccaagtgtgttgtggagcatccgaacaacaccaaacacaagaacgcagaaactccgtttttcctggttcatggagcagaggcggactaccaatcgagatagagcacaactctccacgtgtcgctgaatatgatgaaaaaacgtcgagaagagcgctagaagacgacgtcgacgcacttgacgaagctcgagatgaagtattatctcgggtaaccaaatatcaacaggacttgaagaattaccacagtcgacgtttgcggccaagatcttttcgggtgggagacctagttcttcggctcacgcaaaaaagtcatgaaaaactcgagtcaccatggcttggcccttacattgtcacggaagtaattggaggaggagcatacagaataaaggacaagaagacaggggtggaggagccaaacccctggaacgtggcgcaacttaggcgtttctacgcctagagtcaaaatatagtctttgtaaagcttcaatgtactgaaacgcccgcgagttttcagacgcactcttttcctttttcggggcaccgagtggggccggagaaggtttttaatgaggcgggctcgcggtgctgcaatataataaagatagtgacaatataacttttcttctttatcgacatgaccaaagtcttcgctccgacgaatttcaatatagttcatcgacaaaaggaaaaacttgccttggtattcaaatacctcgtgagtcaacaaaaatacaaaatagtactcaataaaaagctcgggggctcatattcgccctaaatatataaatgccttggttcaaaacctcgcaagtatacaaatatagtaaagagtcaccgaaacactcgggggctaaacaaacagagaaatataatgattgctttacaatatagtcatggattacaaagaaaaatatctacaagaagaaaataactagtcttgattcaatatgtcatcaagagtaaccctgttttcctcaggagcagcaccaagaaaatcggcataatggccatcggcaaaaaagtcggcatccatccgaagtaggtcctcaatcatttcttcggctataggcgtaaccttcgtgttaatcctgtcaacaccaactctccgacgttttactttttggtgaaccttttcgacaacctgggtaaggtcaagcttcgagtggcagatctggagcatgataagagcaaatctggcgccagctaccagttgagctctgacaaaatcatggatactgcgagcatccctgaacctttccatcaagtcaggaagagtttttggctggacgttccgaggaaacatggagttgtaaaccatggacaaagtCTTGgtgcagaagtcaaggaaatcgcgagtttgagaggcgcgatcttggaatctgacaatttggcgggtcctctctggggtagcccaaaacaaagaaccatggtccagggaaagattaacaaggagggttgtcctagcatttaccctctcctcCTCGGCagtagcatcagtaaaggcacctatcaaaacaaagaagtggaaacctctaagaaacaatagcatgaagataaagaatatcagcggatgaaacaggcatacccgacatatctgcactggcttcattcattaattcgagcatgaaattttctcgagtagttgccttttcagcctcggaagcggcaatttccttagcagccacggcttcgtgagattgttgaagagcaattttttcggcttcagatgatttacgagattgctccatcatcacaagtgtttgcttcttcgcatactgaagttgctgccgaagttcatccagttcttgcgacaaggtatcgtcgacaggtgcagtatcagcaaaagctctcctcgcacgagaagaaggcgatacattggaaggagcagaagatggagtatagttatcaaataccaactgaaaaataaacaagacaacatcaaataacaagcaaagatagaagtcttcattaatctcttggaataattacaagggcattacagtggagttaagaaagtacgtgtcgccaaatgactactttggcgacagaagcaaaagaaacagaaagaaaaacagaggcatgcaactagacctccggcctcgaggagctaggagttgaagctggataGATCCCCAGATACGCAAAGAACTAATTCGTGTTGTCCTTGGCCGCATAGAACAGCGACcaccatcttgactgctctatctcgatcggtgtcgccaaccttcatccaatcaagcgtccgTTGGCTGtcgcaaccagggcaacaagatttcgacaagaaccttcatattctcctgacgcatcttcaatcccaggtcttccgaagcattaaacatcttggcgaggttaaggaaagttgcgggttcttctttcttcgggaagaaataagggaacaacgctgacaatcctgcattagcatttgccacgccttcacgaatttcgcgcccgtgaaactccagaagagaaagtgcgtcaaggagaggatcgttgacgggattctccagatcaaaatcttggtttgtttgggctgccacacaaaacaaagaaccattagtcaaaaaccaagaaacaggaagtacaatagaaggggttgatgatattactcagcgtacgtcgactttgcgacttcagacgcttgatgatctcttgttcacgcacagtttgtgcagttttctgctcatctaaggcagattcggcatctttgagccttctctgcagttcctcgacactagcagctttcaccttggcttcatcaacctcggccttggctttgctagcagcaagttcagctttcttgcgagccgcctcactttgctcgagtttttgagcaagtgcgtcgacacgttcgttggcctctgaaagtttttctgtcgagatatgaaaaagaaagaaaagaaagatcaaaaaatagcgacgagcaacaggaatagaaagtcAGTGCAAAATAGcaagtacaaaagtcgttaccttcggctctggcggcatattcacggtacccaataaattgggacccgatgcggagaagatccttgatcataggctgttcagcgtgaacacagtaagagaaacatcggcatgaaaaagagaaaaggtgtggaaaaataaaataaggaaaatatagatgtcgacagacttacatcatctaagagcagagtcgacgaactgcccaaccgaGGGCgtaatcaacaatcttttcaacccttgccctttttggtgaagggacacggggcttgatggcggagtagtggtgacgacgtcttgttgaggaggcgacgtttcttctccttcaactagcgtgtccgaggcaagtacaaagacgtgacgtgcttgttcgaggagccacgtcgatggcagtacttcttcctcctcatcaccgattgatcaaaaatcggcgataaaaagcacgacaagataaatatttcgagtacaaaaatatagcgagataggtgacttacgagctgatgagggattcaacataaggatcgtaagctgccttcggattagaaggaccagctttttcagccttagaagtgccagaatcctcggcatcatgccttttccttttgctcttcggagaaacagcaggaggaggagattgtgctgatgttgtatcttcagaggcagcatccttctcagtagatcccgcagattttcgagaatctgcgggttcattcacaaaagagggggtctcctggttgacatcatcgacaacggctctttcttcgacctctccatcctcaggaagaggaggaagggaagccatagtaggatgattctacaaagaaatagtgacaaaagagaataagtgagataccactgcaaataagatacgaggaacagttcaaaacaagataaaacttcgagaagagaaaatacctcgggaagaggattggaagcactgtatggttccactcgacaggaggagggaataggatccttcttgcctaatcgagaaattcttcgaaccaatttttccaagtcctttacagaaagatcactggagattctgttggcgtcattttcaccagaatacgtccaaaggggatttttgcgagcctgaagaggctgcactctaatcctaaggaagtaggcagtaatttgaacaccagatagctctttgcctcgagtgttttgaagatgacggatacgagccatgagcgcctctgtcgcttttttctcttcttcagaagcttcggcatcccaggaacggcgacgctgaatcctggcacttccgtcgaaaggaactatgttgtgctccacagaattggcgctttcttcgtggatgtagagccactttttgcgccatccttggacagaatcaggaaacttgacgtcgaaataatcgacatcagtccgaacacagataacaacgccacctatgttataagtgacgttgtgggagccattacggcggaggcagaaaatgcgcttccacagagcccaattgggagtaattccgaggaagcattcgcaaagtgtgataaaaatagaaatgtgaaggatggaattgggagtcaactggtgcagttgaatcccgtaaacaaaaagaaggccgcggaggaaatcgtggattggggttgaaaggccgcggatcaggtgatcaacaaaactaacccgatactccattggaggcttggggtagctttcttcgctaggaaagcggatggcgtcctccttcgtcatgaggccgagcctcttcagcgtgttgatgtcttgattggagattttggatctctcccactcaaaatcctcggcagccatcttggattccggagtgctgtggcgagtgagtcgcgtgcgcggtggcatcaaaggCAATGGGCAGAGTAAGGTCTGTGAGTGCGGAAGCTTGGAAAGATTcgggcgcaggagaagttttgcgaaggggaacagatgagcggcgcaagcgaggggatgaacggaggttgaagaaaggtttatataagaatcgggtgaagcaacgtgccgttggatggagaaatcgtgtggtgaggatggatcttctagacacaagggcaaaagagtatttttactgaaataggcgttaccgtacgtgcgccagaaaaagcggaggacgtgtgtccactacttgcacgacgtgtcaacgtggtcgaagcaatggacccacagggcagaaaaatcacgactattcgagaaggatgaagtaaatttgattaagggaagtatgtcgacaagaaaaacaaaagaaaagtggcgacagaaagaattattcaatacttcgggagcctttggtcaaatacaagtttttgcccaaatgctcgggggctactacagaaaaaagtaaattttcgagtatgacaaatatagaaattgcgggagcctacaaccaagcacaagtccttggctgtagcctcgggggctactcccatcgggagcgctgttcgcgcacccgagagataa includes the following:
- the LOC139832717 gene encoding uncharacterized protein; the protein is MTKEDAIRFPSEESYPKPPMEYRVSFVDHLIRGLSTPIHDFLRGLLFVYGIQLHQLTPNSILHISIFITLCECFLGITPNWALWKRIFCLRRNGSHNVTYNIGGVVICVRTDVDYFDVKFPDSVQGWRKKWLYIHEESANSVEHNIVPFDGSARIQRRRSWDAEASEEEKKATEALMARIRHLQNTRGKELSGVQITAYFLRIRVQPLQARKNPLWTYSGENDANRISSDLSVKDLEKLVRRISRLGKKDPIPSSCRVEPYSASNPLPENHPTMASLPPLPEDGEVEERAVVDDVNQETPSFVNEPADSRKSAGSTEKDAASEDTTSAQSPPPAVSPKSKRKRHDAEDSGTSKAEKAGPSNPKAAYDPYVESLISS